The following nucleotide sequence is from Halogeometricum borinquense DSM 11551.
CTTCGGATACGCGACGGGCAGTGTTCCGGAGTTTGTTCGACGAACCCGGAACCGCTTCCGACGTGGCTGACCGCCTCGACACGTCCGTCCAGAACGTTCACTACCATCTCTCGACGCTGACGGACGCCGAACTCGTCGAGAGCGTCGATACCCGCTATTCGGAGAAAGGCAACGAAATGACCGTTTACGGGCCTGCGAACGATCCGATTGTCTTTGTCGGCAATCGGGATATCAGCCCACACGTCCGGCAGTCCTTGACTGACATCGTGGCCGGTCTGGGCGTTCTCGGTCTCGGCTCACTGCTTGTTCAGTGGGGTACGAAACGACTGGTTGCACCCGCGGCAAGAGGAATCGGCGTGGTCGAACCCGCGAGTCGGTCGGCGGCTGATTCGACGCTAGCGAACCTCGTTTTTGCGATTGCCGAACCGGGTGTACTCTTCTTCCTCGGCTGTCTCGTCGTTTTCGGTCTCGTCGCGTACGTGCGACAATAGAAGACGTTCGAGGGTCGGTCTCCGTCGAGCTATGCTGATCGGAACAGTCCGAGGAGAGCACCGATACCGACAACACCGAGGACACAACCACCGATGATAGCGGTCAGCCCGGCGGAATCGCCGCCGAACACTCCGCCTGTTGACTTTCTCATACTGGCTGCGGTGTTAGTCGTCTGCTGGGTTGTCGTTTCTGTCACTTTCGTCTCCGTTGGCGTCGGGTTGGCCGGCGGCGCTTCGAGGATGACGAGCGAACCCACGGACGCTGGGTCAACCGAGGTGTCCGCCCCGGGATATATCTCCATCTGGTAGTCGCCTCGGTGAATGAGATCTTCCAGTTCCCACTCCTCTTTCGGATCGAGACTGTACTTACTCCCATTGTCGAGGACGCTACCCGTCCTGTGATTAGTTCCAGCGTTTTCCGTATCGAACAGGACAACGGCGCGGCCATCGTCGTCTCTGTCCCGGAGTGTCGCGACGTACTTGTAGTTCACTTCCTCGCTGCCGATGGTGATCGTGACCTTCTCCTTATCTCCGAAGGTGACGGGAATCCGAGCCGTTCTCGTCTGCGTTACCTCGACGACGGAGACCATATCAACGCGGTCAGGCGAGGGCTGCATTCCCTCGTCGGGTGTGTCGTGCTCAGTTACCGTCACGTCGGTACAGTTGCTGTCACAGGGGACGATTTTCCCTTCGGTCTCCGTGAGGCTGTCACCGTCATGAGAGACTGTCACTTCGAACGTCCCAGTTTTCGGTCCCTCGCTCATGTCGAAGTGCGCTTCGAACGTTCCGTGCTCGGTGACAGTCGTTTCCGACACTCGGAGGAAGGCCGGGCTCGTGTCACCTGTCGAGCTCATCCGGATACTCAGGGTCGTCCCTTCCGGGAGTGTCGTCTCTCCGCTGACCGTCTGTCCGGTACTCTGATGGAGCGTCAGCGTGTCACCCTCGTGGACGATGGTGGCTGACTCTTCTGCGGCTATTACTCCTGCGGGCACGGTGGCCGCACAGAGGATACAGGCGAGGAGTGCGACACGGAATCTCGTCATCGCATCACCTCGTCGGTTCGATTCTGCCACTGTGTGATGCTGGAGGGCATCATACTCGAAGTCACAACTGTTAGGCAGTTAGTACGACCGATAGCTCAAAGCGTGCGTTGAGGTATACAGGTACTCGTTCACTGATGCTCATTTCTTGCCGGACCGAAAGGAACTCAAAGGTTGACACCTGTTCACCGGTATGACCAGTGGACTACTGACGCTCCTTCCCGAACTCGTCGAACTCGCCATCTTCGGCCTCGGAAGCCTCGTACTCTCGGGCGTCGGCGTCTATATCGAACAATTCGCACTCTCGATGGTCGGGAGTGGCCAACCGGAACTCAGTGTGTGGGCGGCCGTGATGGGTGCCATGGCGTTCGGCTTCTCGTACCTGCTCGCTACAGACCAGTTCCGACCTCGTCTCCAGCGTTTCCTCGACGCGAACGCTGACCGTCAGTAAGAACGTCGACAGACGAGACTTCGCACGCTGTTTTTCACGCGTACCGCAACAGGAATCTTGGGACTCTATCCTTCGGTCCGATCACGACCTTCGTCGCCGGTCTCAAACAGCCGTTCGCGCCGTGTCAGTTATCGACTGGATCCGCGTCGAACGCGAACTGCCACGCCGCTCCCTCCCAGT
It contains:
- a CDS encoding ArsR/SmtB family transcription factor is translated as MSGIIDSIQERTTRTDEQPRVLDVDDAEADAVIDALSSDTRRAVFRSLFDEPGTASDVADRLDTSVQNVHYHLSTLTDAELVESVDTRYSEKGNEMTVYGPANDPIVFVGNRDISPHVRQSLTDIVAGLGVLGLGSLLVQWGTKRLVAPAARGIGVVEPASRSAADSTLANLVFAIAEPGVLFFLGCLVVFGLVAYVRQ
- a CDS encoding BGTF surface domain-containing protein, producing MTRFRVALLACILCAATVPAGVIAAEESATIVHEGDTLTLHQSTGQTVSGETTLPEGTTLSIRMSSTGDTSPAFLRVSETTVTEHGTFEAHFDMSEGPKTGTFEVTVSHDGDSLTETEGKIVPCDSNCTDVTVTEHDTPDEGMQPSPDRVDMVSVVEVTQTRTARIPVTFGDKEKVTITIGSEEVNYKYVATLRDRDDDGRAVVLFDTENAGTNHRTGSVLDNGSKYSLDPKEEWELEDLIHRGDYQMEIYPGADTSVDPASVGSLVILEAPPANPTPTETKVTETTTQQTTNTAASMRKSTGGVFGGDSAGLTAIIGGCVLGVVGIGALLGLFRSA